A window of Vigna unguiculata cultivar IT97K-499-35 chromosome 4, ASM411807v1, whole genome shotgun sequence contains these coding sequences:
- the LOC114181601 gene encoding protein argonaute 1, whose protein sequence is MGRKKRTEGPSGGESSEAQRPAERSAPPQQQAAAPGGTGPQGGGRAWGPQGGRGGYGGGRGRGMPQQQYGIPQQQYGAPADYQGRGRGGSSQQGGRGGYGGVRGGGGGGGVGGGRGIGPSYGGPSRPPVPELHQATSVQSYQTGVSPQPTTSEASSSLPPEPVDLEQSVGQMVISEATPTPPPQSKSSMRFPLRPGKGSYGIKCIVKANHFFAELPNKDLHQYDVTITPEVTSRGVNRAVMEQLVRLYRESHLGKRLPAYDGRKSLYTAGPLPFISKEFRITLVDDDEGAAGGQRRDREFKVVIKLAARADLHHLGLFLQGRQTDAPQEALQVLDIVLRELPTTRYCPVGRSFYSPDLGRRQPLGEGLESWRGFYQSIRPTQMGLSLNIDMSSTAFIEPLPVIDFVTQLLNRDVSARPLSDADRVKIKKALRGIKVEVTHRGNMRRKYRISGLTSQATRELTFPVDERGTMKSVVEYFYETYGFVIQHTQWPCLQVGNTQRPNYLPMEVCKIVEGQRYSKRLNERQITALLKVTCQRPVERERDIMQTVYHNAYHEDPYAQEFGIKISEKLAQVEARILPAPWLKYHDTGREKDCLPQVGQWNMMNKKMVNGGTVNHWFCINFSRSVQDSVARGFCYELAQMCYISGMAFNPEPVVPPVSARPDQVEKVLKTRYQDAKNKLQGRELDLLIVILPDNNGSLYGDLKRICETDLGLVSQCCLTKHVFKMSKQYLANVALKINVKVGGRNTVLVDALSRRIPLVGDRPTIIFGADVTHPHPGEDSSPSIAAVVASQDYPEITKYAGLVCAQAHRQELIQDLFKQWQDPVRGTVTGGMIKELLISFRRATGQKPQRIIFYRDGVSEGQFYQVLLFELDAIRKACASLEPNYQPPVTFVVVQKRHHTRLFASNHHDKSSVDRSGNILPGTVVDSKICHPTEFDFYLCSHAGIQGTSRPAHYHVLWDENNFTADALQTLTNNLCYTYARCTRSVSIVPPAYYAHLAAFRARFYMEPETSDSGSMTSGAVAGRGMGGGIGRSTRAPGANAAVRPLPALKENVKRVMFYC, encoded by the exons ATGGGTAGAAAGAAAAGAACTGAAGGACCTAGTGGGGGTGAAAGCTCTGAGGCTCAACGCCCTGCTGAAAGAAGTGCACCGCCCCAACAACAGGCTGCTGCCCCTGGTGGGACTGGACCCCAAGGAGGAGGTAGAGCCTGGGGTCCCCAAGGAGGGCGAGGAGGTTATGGTGGAGGCCGTGGCCGTGGGATGCCTCAGCAACAATACGGCATACCCCAACAGCAATATGGCGCCCCTGCTGATTATCAAGGTAGGGGACGAGGTGGGTCTTCTCAGCAAGGAGGCCGTGGGGGATATGGTGGTGTCCgaggcggtggtggtggtggtggtgtcgGCGGTGGCCGAGGCATAGGTCCTTCATATGGTGGTCCTTCTAGGCCACCAGTACCCGAGCTGCACCAAGCAACCTCAGTTCAATCATATCAAACTGGGGTGAGTCCTCAGCCTACAACATCTGAGGCTAGTTCTTCCTTGCCGCCTGAACCGGTGGATTTGGAGCAATCGGTGGGGCAGATGGTGATTTCTGAAGCTACTCCTACCCCTCCTCCCCAAAGTAAATCATCGATGAGGTTTCCCCTTCGACCTGGGAAGGGTAGCTATGGCATAAAATGCATTGTTAAGGCTAATCATTTCTTTGCCGAGTTACCTAACAAAGATCTTCATCAATATGAC GTAACCATTACTCCAGAAGTAACGTCCAGAGGTGTGAACCGTGCTGTTATGGAGCAATTGGTCAGGCTTTATCGGGAATCTCACTTAGGCAAGAGGCTTCCTGCATATGATGGACGCAAAAGCCTCTATACTGCTGGGCCCTTGCCATTTATTTCAAAGGAGTTTAGAATTACTCTTGTCGATGACGATGAAGGAGCAGCAGGAGGACAGAG GAGGGACCGAGAGTTCAAGGTGGTGATTAAGTTGGCTGCACGGGCAGACCTTCACCATTTAGGGCTGTTTTTACAGGGAAGGCAGACTGATGCGCCACAAGAGGCTTTGCAGGTCCTAGACATTGTACTGCGTGAACTCCCTACTACAAG GTATTGTCCTGTAGGAAGATCATTTTATTCACCAGATCTGGGAAGAAGGCAACCATTAGGTGAAGGATTGGAGAGCTGGCGTGGTTTCTACCAGAGTATTCGTCCAACTCAGATGGGGTTGTCACTGAATATTG ATATGTCCTCCACTGCTTTTATAGAGCCACTGCCAGTTATCGACTTTGTTACCCAATTGCTGAATAGAGATGTTTCTGCTCGACCCCTGTCTGATGCTGATCGAGTGAAG ATCAAGAAAGCTCTCCGAGGGATCAAAGTTGAAGTAACACACAGAGGGAATATGAGAAGAAAATACCGAATTTCTGGCCTGACTTCTCAGGCAACAAGAGAGTTGAC ATTCCCTGTAGATGAAAGGGGGACTATGAAATCTGTTGTGGAGTACTTCTATGAGACATATGGGTTTGTCATTCAGCATACTCAGTGGCCTTGTCTGCAAGTTGGGAATACACAGAGGCCAAACTATTTGCCAATGGAG GTATGCAAGATTGTGGAAGGTCAGAGATATTCTAAGAGGTTAAATGAGAGACAGATCACTGCTCTTCTGAAGGTTACATGTCAGCGTCCTGTTGAGAGGGAGCGTGATATCATGCAG ACTGTATATCATAATGCGTACCATGAAGATCCTTATGCCCAAGAGTTTGGAATCAAAATTAGTGAGAAGCTTGCTCAAGTTGAAGCACGCATCCTACCTGCACCCTGG CTCAAATATCATGATACAGGAAGAGAGAAGGATTGTCTTCCTCAAGTTGGGCAATGGAATATGATGAACAAG AAAATGGTGAATGGGGGTACTGTTAATCATTGGTTCTGCATCAATTTTTCAAGGAGTGTTCAAGATAGCGTTGCCCGTGGCTTCTGCTATGAACTTGCTCAGATGTGCTATATATCTGGCATG GCATTTAACCCGGAGCCAGTCGTCCCACCAGTCAGTGCTCGCCCTGATCAGGTGGAGAAAGTTCTAAAAACCCGTTATCAAGATGCAAAGAATAAGCTTCAGGGAAGGGAGCTTGATTTGCTCATTGTTATTTTACCTGACAATAATGGATCTCTTTATG GTGACCTCAAACGTATATGTGAGACAGATCTTGGACTAGTTTCACAATGTTGTTTGACTAAGCATGTCTTTAAAATGAGCAAACAGTACCTCGCAAATGTGGCACTGAAAATTAATGTCAAAGTGGGAGGGAGAAACACTGTACTTGTTGATGCACTTTCACGCCGCATCCCCTTGGTTGGTGACAGACCTACTATTATTTTTGGAGCTGATGTGACTCATCCACATCCTGGAGAGGATTCAAGCCCATCAATTGCAGCT GTTGTGGCTTCCCAAGATTATCCTGAAATTACAAAGTATGCTGGTTTAGTTTGTGCCCAAGCTCATAGACAGGAACTCATTCAGGATCTTTTCAAACAATGGCAAGATCCAGTCAGAGGAACAGTGACTGGTGGAATGATCAA GGAACTTCTTATATCTTTTAGGAGGGCTACGGGACAGAAGCCACAACGCATTATATTTTACAG GGATGGTGTTAGTGAAGGTCAATTTTACCAAGTTCTACTGTTTGAACTTGATGCTATTCGAAAG GCATGTGCATCCCTTGAACCCAACTATCAACCTCCAGTGACATTTGTTGTGGTTCAAAAGCGTCATCACACAAGGCTCTTTGCTAGCAACCATCATGACAAGAGTTCTGTTGACAGGAGTGGCAACATATTGCCCG GCACAGTTGTCGATTCCAAAATCTGCCATCCAACAGAGTttgatttttatctttgtaGCCATGCTGGAATACAG GGTACAAGCCGACCTGCTCACTATCACGTGTTGTGGGATGAAAACAATTTCACTGCAGATGCTTTGCAAACTCTTACTAACAACCTTTGCTACAC atATGCGAGGTGCACACGATCTGTTTCAATTG TGCCTCCTGCATATTATGCCCACTTGGCTGCTTTCCGAGCAAGATTTTACATGGAACCGGAGACGTCGGATAGTGGGTCCATGACGAGTGGTGCAGTTGCTGGCCGTGGAATGGGTGGCGGTATTGGTCGAAGCACCCGAGCACCTGGAGCTAATGCTGCTGTGAGACCACTACCTGCTCTGAAGGAGAATGTGAAGAGGGTTATGTTTTATTGTTAA
- the LOC114180338 gene encoding sucrose synthase 7-like yields MASFNTSSSSLKRSDSITDTMPDALKQSRFHMKRCFGRFVASGKRLMKQYHVMEDVEKSVEDKAERKKLLDGMLGYIFSCTQEAAVVPPYVAFAVRPNPGFWEYVKVNADDLQVEGIDAVEYLKYKEMIFDEKWANDENALELDFGAIDFTTPRMVLSSSIGNGLNFTTKILTSRLSEGSQSVNPLLEYLLSLNYQGENLMINDTLNTMPKLQQALKVAEAYVSALHKDTPYHKFEDRFKEWGFDKGWGNTAGRVKETMKLLSEVLESPDPVKLESLFSRLPNMFNIVILSIHGYFGQADVLGLPDTGGQVVYILDQVRALEEELLHKIELQGLDVKPQILVVTRLIPDAKGTTCNQELEPVTHTKHSNILRVPFYTEKGMLRQWISRFDIYPYLERFCQDATAKILDLMEDKPDLIIGNYTDGNLVSSLMASKLGVTQATIAHALEMTKYEDSDAKWKVFDDKYHFSCQFSADIIAMNSADFIITSTYQEIAGSKQKPGQYETHTAFTMPGLCRAVSGINVFDPKFNIAAPGADQSVYFPSTEKDQRLTSFHPAIQELLYSKDDSEEHIGFLEDMKKPIIFSMARLDKVKNLSGLVEWYARNKRLRSLVNLVVVGGFFDPAKSKDREETEEIKKIHLLMKEYNLKGQFRWIAAQTDRYRNGELYRCIADTKGAFVQPALYEAFGLTVIEAMNCGLPTFATNQGGPAEIIVDGVSGFHINPYNGEESSDKIADFFERCNTDSEHWNRMSKAGLQRINECYTWKIYANKVLNMGSIYGFWRRLNKEQKLAKERYIHMFYNLQFRNLAKKVPIPSETPQYPNQMPKSSAPSPARRPAAKSRPQRVDGHGIVGAPLSLLTAAVPPKVKDHPTTHGEGVREGRGISEQDGGGVFGLRWLICIVAFAYAIHYFLNNLDNLLFKREQ; encoded by the exons ATGGCTTCTTTTAATACCTCATCCTCGTCCTTGAAGAGATCAGATTCAATCACAGATACCATGCCAGATGCCTTGAAGCAAAGCAGGTTTCATATGAAGAGATGCTTTGGCAG GTTTGTTGCAAGTGGGAAGAGGTTAATGAAACAGTATCATGTGATGGAGGATGTGGAGAAATCAGTTGAAGACAAAGCTGAGAGGAAAAAACTTTTAGATGGCATGTTGGGTTACATCTTTAGTTGCACTCAG GAAGCTGCTGTTGTTCCACCATATGTTGCTTTTGCAGTGAGGCCTAATCCTGGCTTCTGGGAATATGTTAAAGTGAATGCTGATGATTTGCAAGTGGAAGGTATTGATGCAGTAGAGTACTTGAAGTACAAGGAAATGATATTTGATGAGAAATG GGCAAATGATGAAAACGCTTTGGAGTTAGATTTTGGAGCTATTGATTTCACCACCCCTCGCATGgttctttcttcttctatagGGAATGGACTGAACTTTACCACCAAGATCTTGACATCAAGGTTGAGTGAAGGCTCCCAAAGCGTAAACCCTTTGCTGGAATACTTATTGAGCCTTAACTATCAAGGAGAG AATCTTATGATCAATGATACTTTGAATACCATGCCAAAGCTTCAACAAGCGCTGAAGGTGGCTGAAGCCTATGTATCTGCACTACACAAAGATACACCATACCACAAATTTGAAGACAG ATTCAAGGAATGGGGATTTGATAAAGGTTGGGGCAACACTGCAGGAAGGGTTAAAGAGACAATGAAATTACTTTCTGAGGTACTAGAATCACCAGATCCAGTGAAATTGGAATCACTTTTCAGCAGGCTTCCAAACATGTTCAACATAGTTATCCTCTCTATTCATGGATACTTTGGCCAAGCAGATGTCCTTGGATTGCCAGACACTGGAGGCCAG GTGGTGTATATTCTTGATCAAGTGAGGGCCTTAGAGGAGGAGCTACTCCATAAGATTGAGCTGCAAGGGCTTGATGTGAAGCCTCAGATTCTAGTG GTAACTCGTCTTATACCAGATGCCAAAGGAACCACATGCAACCAAGAACTGGAACCTGTCACACACACTAAGCACTCCAACATTCTCAGGGTCCCTTTCTATACAGAAAAGGGAATGCTTCGTCAATGGATCTCCCGTTTTGATATATACCCTTATTTAGAAAGATTTTGTCAG GATGCTACTGCTAAGATTCTTGATCTCATGGAAGACAAGCCTGACCTCATCATTGGAAATTACACTGATGGAAACTTGGTGTCATCCTTAATGGCTTCTAAACTTGGAGTGACTCAg GCAACCATTGCTCATGCTTTGGAGATGACCAAATATGAGGACTCAGATGCCAAATGGAAGGTGTTTGATGATAAGTACCACTTCTCATGTCAGTTCTCAGCTGACATAATCGCAATGAATTCAGCTGATTTCATTATAACCAGCACATACCAAGAGATAGCCGGAAG CAAGCAGAAGCCAGGTCAATATGAAACACACACTGCATTCACCATGCCTGGACTTTGTCGTGCAGTCTCCGGCATCAATGTGTTTGATCCAAAGTTCAACATTGCTGCACCTGGAGCTGATCAATCTGTCTACTTCCCTTCCACAGAGAAGGACCAGCGGTTGACTTCATTTCATCCAGCTATTCAAGAACTACTTTACAGTAAGGATGACAGTGAAGAACACAT AGGGTTTTTGGAAGACATGAAGAAACCGATCATATTCTCCATGGCTAGGCTTGACAAAGTGAAGAACCTCAGTGGCCTAGTTGAGTGGTATGCAAGAAACAAGAGGCTCAGAAGCTTGGTGAACCTTGTGGTTGTTGGAGGATTCTTCGATCCAGCGAAATCCAAAGACAGAGAAGAAACTGAGGAAATCAAGAAGATTCATCTCTTGATGAAGGAGTACAATCTGAAGGGGCAATTCAGATGGATTGCAGCTCAAACTGACCGCTACCGCAATGGTGAGTTGTACCGGTGCATTGCAGATACAAAGGGAGCCTTTGTGCAACCAGCATTGTATGAGGCTTTTGGTCTAACAGTTATTGAGGCAATGAACTGTGGATTACCAACTTTTGCAACAAATCAAGGTGGACCTGCAGAAATTATTGTTGATGGGGTCTCAGGTTTTCACATTAATCCTTACAATGGAGAGGAGTCAAGTGATAAGATTGCTGACTTCTTTGAAAGGTGCAACACTGATTCTGAGCACTGGAACAGAATGTCAAAAGCTGGTCTTCAGCGCATCAATGAATG CTATACATGGAAGATATATGCAAACAAGGTCTTGAACATGGGATCAATTTATGGCTTTTGGAGAAGGTTGAACAAGGAGCAGAAGTTGGCAAAGGAAAGATACATCCACATGTTCTATAATCTTCAATTCAGGAACTTG GCAAAGAAAGTACCTATTCCTAGTGAGACACCCCAATATCCTAATCAAATGCCAAAGTCTTCTGCTCCATCTCCAGCCAGAAGACCAGCAGCAAAATCCAGGCCTCAAAGAGTTGATGGACATGGCATAGTTGGAGCTCCTCTAAGCCTATTAACAGCAGCAGTTCCACCAAAAGTTAAAGATCACCCAACTACACA tggtgaaggtgtgagagAAGGAAGAGGTATTTCTGAACAAGATGGTGGTGGTGTCTTTGGATTACGTTGGTTGATCTGCATAGTTGCTTTTGCATACGCCATTCATTACTTCTTAAACAATTTGGATAATCTTTTGTTCAAAAGGGAGCAATGA